In Candidatus Epulonipiscium viviparus, one DNA window encodes the following:
- a CDS encoding dihydrofolate reductase yields MIVAVSKNGQIGIANELPWNIKEDMNYFRKMTTAKTVIMGRKTFNSIGRPLPNRRNIVLTTNTDLKIAGVEVVTNFAEALIIAREEDAFVIGGGQIYELFMPYAEELYITEVDVNIDGDAAFPEYRNKFVCVETIEKSANDSKYNYRFTKWIAADEVPEGL; encoded by the coding sequence ATGATAGTTGCTGTATCGAAAAATGGACAAATAGGAATAGCAAATGAGCTGCCTTGGAATATAAAAGAAGATATGAACTACTTCAGAAAGATGACTACCGCCAAGACTGTGATAATGGGACGTAAAACCTTTAACAGTATAGGGCGCCCGCTGCCAAATCGCCGAAATATAGTGTTGACTACAAATACGGATTTGAAAATAGCAGGTGTCGAGGTGGTGACAAACTTTGCGGAAGCCCTGATCATTGCAAGAGAAGAAGATGCGTTTGTAATAGGTGGAGGTCAAATTTATGAGCTATTTATGCCATATGCAGAGGAGCTGTATATAACAGAAGTGGATGTCAACATTGATGGAGATGCTGCATTTCCGGAGTATCGCAACAAATTTGTGTGTGTAGAAACAATAGAAAAATCTGCCAATGACAGTAAATATAATTATAGGTTTACAAAATGGATTGCAGCTGATGAAGTGCCGGAGGGCCTATAG
- a CDS encoding MATE family efflux transporter produces MGEQYLRIVCIGYIFASISNCTVMAFRSVQTVKISIVIYGASLLVNVFFNWLLIFGNLGAPELGVIGAAIATVIARITEFIISIIFIKFFDTKIKLRWDIFKRADKSLLIDFIKITSPVVVNELIWSVGSATMSVIVGRMGTEVVAANSIANVVNQFMTVFIYALSSSASVIIGNSIGEGAYKKTKDASFTILLSITVLAVISGCLVFISRPFVVDFYNVSAATKSFAMDIMLVNSVIIVFQALANTTNVGMLRAGGDNTFVLINDVIFMWLVALPLGFVSAFVWKLPVIAVFCIIRVDEVLKSTCALIRLLSFKWINNVTRD; encoded by the coding sequence ATAGGTGAACAATATTTACGAATAGTTTGCATTGGATACATATTTGCATCAATTTCAAACTGCACTGTTATGGCATTTCGATCTGTTCAAACTGTAAAAATTTCGATTGTAATATATGGTGCTAGTCTATTAGTAAACGTATTTTTTAACTGGCTGTTAATTTTTGGAAATTTAGGAGCCCCCGAATTGGGTGTAATCGGCGCGGCAATTGCAACTGTCATTGCTCGCATCACAGAGTTTATCATCTCAATTATATTTATCAAATTTTTTGACACCAAAATTAAATTACGTTGGGATATTTTTAAAAGAGCCGATAAATCGTTGCTTATAGATTTTATTAAGATTACAAGCCCTGTTGTTGTAAATGAACTTATTTGGTCTGTCGGCAGCGCGACGATGTCTGTAATAGTTGGCAGAATGGGCACCGAGGTTGTTGCCGCCAACAGCATAGCCAACGTCGTCAACCAGTTTATGACCGTCTTTATATACGCCTTATCCAGCTCCGCATCTGTAATTATTGGCAACTCTATCGGCGAGGGTGCATACAAAAAGACCAAGGATGCTTCGTTTACTATACTGTTATCTATCACAGTACTCGCTGTTATTTCTGGTTGCCTCGTTTTCATATCTCGTCCATTTGTCGTGGATTTTTATAATGTTTCTGCAGCAACCAAGAGCTTTGCTATGGATATTATGCTAGTAAACTCAGTCATCATCGTCTTTCAGGCATTGGCAAATACTACTAACGTCGGAATGTTGCGAGCTGGTGGAGATAACACCTTTGTACTCATCAACGACGTAATATTTATGTGGCTGGTAGCGCTCCCACTTGGCTTTGTCAGTGCATTTGTATGGAAACTACCAGTCATCGCTGTATTTTGCATTATTCGTGTCGATGAAGTTTTAAAATCAACTTGCGCGCTAATCAGGCTACTAAGCTTTAAATGGATTAACAACGTAACTCGCGATTAA
- the gltX gene encoding glutamate--tRNA ligase gives MNKLADIMFGNIDKKPEDFQYPKRDLPAGAQVTRYAPSPTGFQHIGGVFAALVAERVAALSNGIFFLRIEDTDQKREVAGAIEDTIATMHKYGIDFAEGQETDSTYKGNYGPYKQSERKEIYQTFAKDLVRQGKAYPCFATPEELEELRNNQIEKKITPGYYGEYAKYRNLSPEEAIAKIEAGTPYIVRLKSAGNGEREHFVDLIKGETSFPENNQDVVIIKQDGLPTYHFAHVVDDALMGTTIVSRGEEWLSSLPIHLELFEVLGLKRPEYAHIPTIMKMDGKSKRKLSKRKDPESAVTYYDEEGYPVVCVIEYLLNIINSTYEVWRAENKDKDYHKFPVALNKMSKSGALFDIIKLDDVSREIISRMSGDEMYALYVAWAKKYDPEMYELAVANAAGLKKFFAIDKDTAKPRKDFAKWSEVREKVVYLFDKIFAKETTTELPKGVTMEQARQIIAEYKKAYVHTHQSQEEWFNHLKDFATEIGYCANKKEFKSNPEKYKGMIQDVAGAVRVALTHRINTPDLFVIMQILGEKEVLSRFNEFIKE, from the coding sequence ATGAATAAATTAGCAGATATAATGTTTGGGAATATAGATAAAAAACCAGAGGATTTTCAATACCCTAAACGAGATTTGCCGGCAGGGGCACAAGTAACCAGATACGCTCCAAGCCCAACAGGATTTCAGCACATTGGCGGAGTGTTTGCAGCATTGGTGGCCGAGAGAGTTGCAGCATTAAGCAATGGCATATTTTTCCTGAGAATTGAAGATACTGATCAAAAGCGAGAAGTTGCGGGGGCAATAGAGGACACAATAGCCACAATGCATAAGTATGGAATAGACTTTGCAGAAGGACAGGAGACTGATTCCACATATAAGGGCAACTATGGACCATATAAGCAAAGTGAACGCAAAGAGATCTACCAAACATTTGCAAAAGATTTAGTGCGTCAGGGAAAGGCATATCCATGCTTTGCGACGCCAGAAGAACTAGAGGAGCTAAGAAATAATCAGATCGAGAAAAAAATTACTCCAGGATATTATGGCGAGTATGCTAAGTATAGAAATTTATCACCAGAAGAAGCAATTGCAAAGATAGAAGCAGGGACGCCGTATATTGTTCGCTTAAAATCTGCAGGCAATGGAGAGAGAGAACATTTTGTTGATCTAATTAAGGGCGAAACTTCTTTTCCTGAAAATAATCAAGATGTGGTAATTATAAAGCAAGATGGGCTTCCAACATATCATTTTGCACATGTTGTAGACGATGCGCTGATGGGGACCACAATAGTTAGCCGAGGAGAGGAGTGGCTGTCGTCGCTGCCGATTCATTTGGAGCTATTTGAGGTGCTGGGCTTAAAGCGTCCAGAATATGCGCACATTCCAACAATCATGAAGATGGATGGCAAATCAAAACGCAAGCTTTCGAAACGTAAAGACCCAGAAAGTGCGGTGACATACTACGACGAGGAAGGTTACCCAGTTGTTTGCGTAATCGAATATTTGCTGAATATCATCAACTCAACCTACGAAGTTTGGAGAGCCGAGAATAAAGATAAAGACTACCATAAATTTCCTGTAGCATTAAATAAGATGAGTAAGAGTGGAGCTTTATTTGACATTATAAAACTGGACGATGTAAGCCGTGAGATCATCTCTAGAATGAGTGGAGACGAGATGTATGCGCTATATGTTGCATGGGCAAAAAAATACGATCCAGAAATGTATGAATTGGCGGTCGCTAATGCAGCGGGGCTAAAGAAATTTTTTGCAATTGACAAGGATACCGCAAAGCCGCGAAAAGATTTTGCAAAGTGGAGTGAAGTTAGAGAAAAAGTTGTGTACCTATTTGATAAAATTTTTGCAAAAGAGACAACTACGGAGTTGCCTAAAGGCGTAACGATGGAGCAAGCAAGACAGATCATTGCGGAATATAAGAAAGCCTATGTGCATACGCATCAGTCGCAAGAGGAGTGGTTTAACCATCTCAAAGATTTTGCGACAGAGATTGGCTATTGTGCAAATAAGAAAGAGTTTAAGAGCAATCCAGAAAAGTATAAAGGAATGATTCAGGACGTGGCGGGTGCCGTGAGAGTGGCATTGACGCATCGAATTAATACGCCAGACTTGTTTGTAATTATGCAAATTTTGGGAGAGAAAGAAGTTTTATCAAGATTTAACGAGTTTATTAAGGAGTAG
- a CDS encoding type III pantothenate kinase, translating to MLLTIDIGNTHIVLGLMKKDQVIWSFRMTTQQARTSDEYGVTIIQMLHSNGIDVKDIEDVIVCSVVPNVMFSLKNSIIRYLGKMPYIVGEGLKVGIAIRTDNPRAVGADRIVNSVAAFNIYGGPCMAIDFGTSTTYDITNEKGEFIGGLITPGIGISAEVMSQRAAQLPVIEIKKPKSILDCKNTVASMQGGLVYGYIGQVEYIVKKAKEALGNNMTIISTGGLGRIIQSETDMIDLHDKYLTHKGLQIIYDKNKKEEL from the coding sequence TTGCTACTTACAATAGATATAGGAAATACACACATCGTTTTGGGACTAATGAAAAAGGATCAGGTGATTTGGAGCTTTAGAATGACAACACAGCAGGCGAGGACTTCTGATGAGTATGGCGTAACTATAATTCAGATGCTTCATAGTAATGGCATAGATGTAAAAGATATAGAAGATGTAATTGTGTGCTCTGTTGTTCCAAACGTGATGTTTAGCCTAAAGAATAGCATCATACGATATCTAGGCAAGATGCCATATATTGTTGGGGAAGGTCTAAAAGTGGGCATTGCAATACGAACGGATAATCCTCGGGCGGTAGGTGCAGATAGGATAGTAAACTCCGTTGCGGCATTCAATATTTATGGTGGCCCATGTATGGCAATAGATTTTGGAACCAGCACGACATATGACATTACCAACGAAAAGGGAGAATTTATAGGAGGGCTGATTACGCCAGGGATAGGAATTTCGGCGGAGGTGATGTCTCAGAGAGCGGCGCAACTTCCTGTTATAGAGATCAAGAAGCCAAAAAGTATTTTAGACTGCAAAAACACGGTCGCTAGTATGCAAGGAGGGCTGGTTTATGGGTATATTGGCCAGGTAGAATATATTGTGAAGAAAGCTAAAGAAGCGCTAGGTAACAACATGACTATTATTTCTACAGGAGGCCTTGGCAGAATTATTCAAAGCGAAACTGATATGATTGATCTCCATGATAAATATTTGACGCACAAAGGATTACAAATTATATACGATAAAAATAAGAAAGAAGAATTATAA
- the coaBC gene encoding bifunctional phosphopantothenoylcysteine decarboxylase/phosphopantothenate--cysteine ligase CoaBC, with the protein MITIGVTGGIAAYKVIDVASALKKLGYEIQVVMTKNSTEFAAPLAFATITGKPVITDMTDGDGEVLHIEIAKKSKIILIAPATANIIAKLRAGIADDFLTTMVLATKGTVVLAPAMNSNMYTNPVVQENISVLKSRGYLVIEPDSGVLACGDVGVGKLPDAVKITAYIKDLNDKPAVDQDLLGKKYLITAGRTVEAIDPMRYLSNYSTGKMGYALAEMAKDRGAEVILVSGPTNLTPPAGVTVVEVISARDMYKAVHENYTDVDVVIKAAAVADFRPKEVQAEKIKKGDDKLVLELVKNPDILKSLGDTKKNQILVGFAAESQNVIENATEKLKSKNLDIIVANNIKEEGAGFSADTNIATIIERDGTVSFIPKMSKKELANIILDKTKRGR; encoded by the coding sequence ATGATTACAATTGGAGTGACCGGAGGTATTGCAGCATATAAAGTGATAGATGTTGCAAGTGCATTGAAAAAGTTGGGGTACGAAATACAGGTGGTGATGACTAAAAATTCAACAGAGTTTGCAGCACCGCTGGCATTTGCAACAATAACGGGAAAGCCAGTTATAACTGATATGACAGATGGCGATGGAGAAGTTTTACACATTGAAATCGCTAAGAAGTCGAAAATCATTCTCATTGCACCAGCCACAGCGAACATAATTGCCAAGCTGCGAGCTGGAATTGCAGATGACTTTTTAACGACGATGGTATTAGCCACAAAGGGAACAGTTGTTCTGGCGCCAGCAATGAATTCAAATATGTATACAAATCCAGTTGTACAAGAGAACATTTCAGTATTAAAGTCGAGAGGATATTTGGTTATAGAGCCGGATAGCGGAGTTCTTGCTTGCGGAGATGTTGGAGTTGGCAAACTACCAGATGCAGTTAAGATTACTGCCTATATAAAAGATCTAAACGATAAACCTGCTGTTGACCAAGACCTGCTGGGCAAGAAATATCTCATTACCGCCGGAAGAACTGTCGAAGCAATCGATCCGATGCGATACCTAAGTAATTATTCGACTGGAAAGATGGGGTATGCCCTCGCTGAAATGGCAAAGGATAGAGGAGCGGAAGTGATATTAGTATCTGGGCCAACAAATCTAACGCCACCAGCAGGGGTAACAGTTGTGGAGGTGATATCGGCGCGAGATATGTATAAAGCAGTGCATGAGAATTATACAGATGTGGATGTGGTTATAAAGGCCGCCGCAGTAGCAGACTTTAGGCCAAAAGAAGTTCAAGCAGAAAAAATAAAAAAAGGTGATGACAAACTGGTTTTGGAGCTGGTAAAAAATCCAGACATTCTAAAGAGTTTAGGAGATACTAAAAAAAATCAGATATTGGTTGGATTTGCGGCAGAGAGTCAAAACGTAATAGAAAATGCCACAGAGAAGCTGAAGTCAAAAAATTTGGATATCATCGTTGCCAACAATATAAAAGAAGAGGGCGCAGGATTTAGTGCCGATACTAATATTGCAACAATTATAGAAAGAGATGGCACCGTGAGTTTCATTCCAAAAATGTCAAAAAAAGAGTTAGCAAATATCATTTTAGATAAGACGAAAAGAGGGAGATAG
- a CDS encoding restriction endonuclease, protein MLVSVFRIMLLTISGYLYYLFIFKDMNSTPMGIEIVLMVSLLVAMIFTKLKASRMFDEKSDIEIIDTMDQGTFVNYISELYKHTGYAVNLPSDAEKKYCDIIVYHRRGKICVKCFNHEIDLTKTDLGAFKKQNVEYKRTKFIIVANSFCDEELKQQLWKDKIEVFERDFLEGTLKKLRELREKRDLSFKLSNRFAK, encoded by the coding sequence ATGCTAGTATCAGTTTTTAGAATAATGCTATTAACTATTTCGGGTTACTTATATTATTTGTTTATATTCAAAGATATGAATTCTACGCCAATGGGTATAGAAATAGTATTGATGGTTTCCTTACTAGTGGCTATGATATTTACAAAATTAAAAGCAAGCCGAATGTTTGATGAAAAATCAGATATAGAAATTATCGATACAATGGATCAGGGCACATTTGTGAATTATATTAGCGAGTTATATAAGCATACGGGCTACGCTGTAAATCTCCCAAGTGATGCCGAAAAAAAATATTGCGATATTATAGTCTATCATCGACGTGGAAAAATATGTGTGAAATGTTTTAATCACGAAATCGATTTAACAAAAACAGATTTAGGAGCCTTTAAAAAGCAAAATGTGGAGTATAAACGAACCAAGTTTATTATAGTGGCCAATTCGTTTTGTGACGAAGAACTGAAACAGCAATTATGGAAAGATAAAATAGAAGTGTTTGAGAGAGATTTTCTAGAGGGCACATTAAAAAAATTGCGGGAGCTGCGAGAAAAGAGGGATTTATCATTTAAACTTTCCAATAGATTTGCTAAATAA